The following are encoded in a window of Sebastes umbrosus isolate fSebUmb1 chromosome 7, fSebUmb1.pri, whole genome shotgun sequence genomic DNA:
- the mrps23 gene encoding 28S ribosomal protein S23, mitochondrial — protein sequence MAGSRLERFGTVFTRVRDLMRSRVIKPQDKPIWYDVYEAFPPKRDPLYVKPHTRRSTKNQETVPDIFYREDEVRAKFYEHYGLGPRPLDLSKSNFVSTCQRFVDKYTELQSLGELDDSAVFEETGKALLAEGIVLRRRGAPHVSAEHRDPVLELKLTDMLAEQQTVDADGGETTDTTNTPIDLSSSKPI from the exons GGTTCGAGATCTGATGCGCTCCAGGGTCATAAAGCCACAAGACAAACCCATCTGGTATGATGTTTATGAAGCTTTTCCACCCAAGAGGGACCCGCTCTACGTGAAGCCACATACAAGACGCTCTACCAAGAACCAAGAAACTGTGCCTGACATCTTTTACAGAGAGGATGAAGTTAGAGC GAAATTCTATGAGCACTATGGGTTGGGTCCTCGGCCTTTGGATCTGTCCAAGTCCAACTTTGTTTCTACATGTCAGAG GTTTGTAGACAAGTACACAGAGTTACAGAGCCTCGGTGAGCTGGATGACTCTGCTGTGTTTGAGGAGACTGGGAAGGCTTTACTCGCAGAGGGCATCGTGCTGAGAAGGAGAGGAGCTCCTCAT GTGTCAGCAGAGCACAGGGATCCAGTGCTGGAGCTGAAGCTAACAGATATGCTGGCAGAGCAGCAGACAGTTGACGCTGACGGCGGGGAGACAACAGacaccacaaacacacccatAGACCTCAGCAGTTCAAAACCCATTTGA